In Populus trichocarpa isolate Nisqually-1 chromosome 12, P.trichocarpa_v4.1, whole genome shotgun sequence, a genomic segment contains:
- the LOC7484431 gene encoding manganese-dependent ADP-ribose/CDP-alcohol diphosphatase isoform X1 translates to MVNSGICAGDAMGSINGLVSPPGKRPLFSFGVISDVQYADIPDGHSFLGVPRYYRHSIHVLQRAVQKWNNHQNLNFVINFGDIVDGKCPPGQSLDAVKKVNNEFQKINGPVYHLIGNHCLYNLPRDKLLPLLKIQGLNGLAYYDFSPSPEYRIVVLDGYDISAIGWPQGHSKTLQALEFLEKKNPNSDKNSPSGLLGLDRRFVMFNGAVGKEQLEWLDGTLQDATKLKQKVIVCCHLPLDVVASSQEALLWNYDEVMNVIHQYNCVKACLSGHDHKGGYSVDSHGVHHRSFEAALECPPDTDAYGHIDVYDDRLLLFGTDRIQSTEMCFNP, encoded by the exons ATGGTGAATAGC GGTATCTGTGCTGGGGATGCAATGGGGTCAATAAATGGATTGGTAAGTCCACCTGGGAAGCGACCTCTTTTTTCATTTGGTGTAATCTCTGATGTCCAGTATGCTGATATTCCTGATGGTCATTCATTCCTTGGTGTTCCCCGGTATTATCGACATAGCATCCATGTATTGCAAAGGGCAGTACAAAAGTGGAATAACCACCAGAATCTTAACTTTGTGATCAACTTTGGGGATATTGTGGATGGGAAATGTCCTCCAGGCCAATCTCTAGATGCTgtaaagaaagtaaataatgaATTCCAGAAAATCAATGGTCCTGTTTATCACTTGATTGGCAATCACTGTCTCTACAATCTTCCCCGTGACAAATTACTACCACTATTGAAGATCCAAGGTCTCAATGGCCTTGCCTACTATGATTTTTCACCTAGTCCAGAATACAGAATCGTCGTGCTGGATGGCTATGATATCAGTGCAATTGGATGGCCACAAGGTCATTCTAAAACTTTACAAGCACTAGAATTTCTTGAAAAGAAGAACCCAAATTCAGATAAAAACAGCCCATCAGGATTGCTGGGCCTTGATAGGAGGTTTGTAATGTTCAATGGAGCTGTTGGGAAAGAGCAACTTGAATGGTTGGATGGCACACTTCAGGATGCAACAAAGCTGAAGCAGAAAGTGATCGTTTGTTGTCATCTGCCTTTGGATGTTGTTGCATCATCTCAAGAAGCACTTCTATGGAACTATGATGAAGTAATGAACGTAATCCACCAGTACAATTGTGTCAAGGCTTGCCTTTCTGGACATGATCACAAAGGTGGGTATTCAGTTGATTCCCATGGAGTACACCACAGGTCCTTTGAAGCAGCCCTTGAGTGTCCTCCTGACACAGATGCATACGGACATATCGATGTTTATGACGACAGGCTACTGCTTTTTGGTACCGATAGGATTCAGAGCACCGAAATGTGTTTTAATCCTTAA
- the LOC7484430 gene encoding high-affinity nitrate transporter 3.1: protein MAARRLLLASLVLSCSLLPCYQAVLFSSLQKTLAVTASPTSGQVLKGGVDKITVTWGLNQTLAAGTDSTYKTIKVKLCYAPLSQVDRAWRKTVDRIKKDRTCQHKIVARPYNSANKTFQSLEWTVQRDVPTATYFIRAYAYNADESEVAYGQTTDAHKTTNLFQVESITGRHMAMDVCSICFSVFSVVSLLVFFYIEKRKSKRSQ from the exons ATGGCAGCACGTCGTCTTCTCTTGGCATCCCTTGTTCTCTCTTGCTCTCTACTGCCTTGCTATCAAGCtgttctcttctcctctctgcAAAAAACTCTTGCGGTCACGGCTTCACCAACATCAGGACAAG TGTTGAAAGGTGGTGTAGACAAGATCACTGTGACATGGGGGCTAAACCAAACCCTCGCAGCCGGGACCGACTCGACCTACAAGACGATCAAGGTCAAACTATGCTACGCGCCCCTGAGCCAAGTAGACCGCGCCTGGAGAAAAACTGTAGACCGCATAAAGAAGGACAGGACTTGCCAGCATAAGATCGTCGCCAGGCCTTACAACTCTGCCAACAAGACCTTCCAATCCCTCGAGTGGACTGTTCAACGTGACGTGCCCACTGCCACGTACTTCATACGTGCCTATGCCTATAACGCCGATGAGAGCGAGGTGGCTTACGGGCAAACAACAGATGCACACAAGACCACAAATCTGTTTCAAGTGGAATCAATCACCGGCCGCCACATGGCAATGGATGTTTGCTCAATTTGCTTTAGTGTCTTCTCTGTTGTGTCCTTGCTTGTTTTCTTCTACATCGAGAAGAGAAAGTCAAAGAGATCTCAGTAA
- the LOC7484431 gene encoding manganese-dependent ADP-ribose/CDP-alcohol diphosphatase isoform X2, which yields MGSINGLVSPPGKRPLFSFGVISDVQYADIPDGHSFLGVPRYYRHSIHVLQRAVQKWNNHQNLNFVINFGDIVDGKCPPGQSLDAVKKVNNEFQKINGPVYHLIGNHCLYNLPRDKLLPLLKIQGLNGLAYYDFSPSPEYRIVVLDGYDISAIGWPQGHSKTLQALEFLEKKNPNSDKNSPSGLLGLDRRFVMFNGAVGKEQLEWLDGTLQDATKLKQKVIVCCHLPLDVVASSQEALLWNYDEVMNVIHQYNCVKACLSGHDHKGGYSVDSHGVHHRSFEAALECPPDTDAYGHIDVYDDRLLLFGTDRIQSTEMCFNP from the coding sequence ATGGGGTCAATAAATGGATTGGTAAGTCCACCTGGGAAGCGACCTCTTTTTTCATTTGGTGTAATCTCTGATGTCCAGTATGCTGATATTCCTGATGGTCATTCATTCCTTGGTGTTCCCCGGTATTATCGACATAGCATCCATGTATTGCAAAGGGCAGTACAAAAGTGGAATAACCACCAGAATCTTAACTTTGTGATCAACTTTGGGGATATTGTGGATGGGAAATGTCCTCCAGGCCAATCTCTAGATGCTgtaaagaaagtaaataatgaATTCCAGAAAATCAATGGTCCTGTTTATCACTTGATTGGCAATCACTGTCTCTACAATCTTCCCCGTGACAAATTACTACCACTATTGAAGATCCAAGGTCTCAATGGCCTTGCCTACTATGATTTTTCACCTAGTCCAGAATACAGAATCGTCGTGCTGGATGGCTATGATATCAGTGCAATTGGATGGCCACAAGGTCATTCTAAAACTTTACAAGCACTAGAATTTCTTGAAAAGAAGAACCCAAATTCAGATAAAAACAGCCCATCAGGATTGCTGGGCCTTGATAGGAGGTTTGTAATGTTCAATGGAGCTGTTGGGAAAGAGCAACTTGAATGGTTGGATGGCACACTTCAGGATGCAACAAAGCTGAAGCAGAAAGTGATCGTTTGTTGTCATCTGCCTTTGGATGTTGTTGCATCATCTCAAGAAGCACTTCTATGGAACTATGATGAAGTAATGAACGTAATCCACCAGTACAATTGTGTCAAGGCTTGCCTTTCTGGACATGATCACAAAGGTGGGTATTCAGTTGATTCCCATGGAGTACACCACAGGTCCTTTGAAGCAGCCCTTGAGTGTCCTCCTGACACAGATGCATACGGACATATCGATGTTTATGACGACAGGCTACTGCTTTTTGGTACCGATAGGATTCAGAGCACCGAAATGTGTTTTAATCCTTAA